In Vicugna pacos chromosome 10, VicPac4, whole genome shotgun sequence, the following proteins share a genomic window:
- the YPEL4 gene encoding protein yippee-like 4 produces MPSCDPGPSPACLPAKTFRSYLPRCHRTYSCVHCRAHLAKHDELISKSFQGSHGRAYLFNSVVNVGCGPAEQRLLLTGLHSVADIFCESCKTTLGWKYEQAFETSQKYKEGKYIIEMSHMVKDNGWD; encoded by the exons ATGCCCAGCTGCGACCCGGGCCCgagccctgcctgcctccccgccAAGACGTTCCGCAGCTACCTGCCCCGCTGCCACCGCACCTACAGCTGCGTCCACTGCCGCGCACACCTGGCCAAACACGATGAGCTTATTTCCAAG TCCTTCCAAGGGAGCCATGGCCGAGCCTACCTGTTTAACTCCGT GGTCAACGTGGGTTGTGGGCCAGCGGAACAGCGCCTCCTGCTCACGGGGCTCCACTCGGTAGCTGATATTTTCTGTGAGAGCTGCAAAACCACACTGGGCTGGAAATAT GAACAAGCTTTTGAGACGAGCCAGAAGTACAAGGAAGGGAAGTACATCATTGAAATGTCACACATGGTGAAGGACAACGGCTGGGACTGA
- the CLP1 gene encoding polyribonucleotide 5'-hydroxyl-kinase Clp1 produces the protein MGEEANDDKKPTTKFELERETELRFEVEASQSVQLELLAGMAEIFGTELTRNKKFTFDAGAKVAVFTWHGCSLQLSGRTEVAYVSKDTPMLLYLNTHTALEQMRRQAEKEEERGPRVMVVGPTDVGKSTVCRLLLNYAVRLGRRPTYVELDVGQGSVSIPGTMGALYIERPADVEEGFSIQAPLVYHFGSTTPGTNIKLYNKITSRLADVFNQRCEVNRRASVSGCVINTCGWVKGSGYQALVHAASAFEVDVVVVLDQERLYNELKRDLPHFVRTVLLPKSGGVVERSKDFRRECRDERIREYFYGFRGCFYPHAFNVKFSDVKIYKVGAPTIPDSCLPLGMSQEDNQLKLVPVTPGRDMVHHLLSVSTAEGTEENLSETSVAGFIVVTSVDLEHQVFTVLSPAPRPLPKNFLLIMDIRFMDLK, from the exons ATGGGAGAGGAGGCCAATGATGACAAGAAGCCAACAACTAAATTTGAACTTGAGCGAGAAACAGAACTTCGCTTTGAGGTGGAGGCCTCTCAGTCAGTTCAGCTGGAGCTGCTGGCTGGCATGGCGGAAATCTTTGGCACAGAGCTGACCCGAAACAAGAAATTCACCTTTGATGCTGGTGCCAAGGTGGCTGTTTTCACTTGGCATGGCTGTTCTCTACAGCTCAGTGGCCGCACTGAGGTTGCTTATGTCTCCAAGGACACCCCTATGTTGCTTTATCTCAACACTCATACAGCCTTGGAACAGATGCggaggcaggcagagaaggaagaagagcgAGGCCCCCGGGTGATGGTTGTGGGCCCCACTGATGTGGGCAAGTCCACAGTGTGCCGTCTGCTGCTCAACTACGCAGTGCGTTTGGGCCGCCGGCCCACTTACGTGGAACTGGATGTGGGTCAGGGCTCTGTGTCCATCCCTGGTACCATGGGAGCCCTCTACATTGAGCGGCCAGCAGATGTTGAAGAGGGATTCTCTATCCAGGCCCCTCTGGTATATCATTTTGGCTCCACCACTCCTGGCACCAACATCAAGCTTTATAATAAG ATTACGTCTCGTTTAGCAGATGTGTTCAACCAAAGGTGCGAAGTGAACCGAAGGGCCTCTGTGAGTGGCTGTGTCATTAACACCTGTGGCTGGGTCAAGGGCTCTGGTTACCAGGCCTTGGTGCATGCAGCCTCAGCCTTTGAGGTGGATGTAGTTGTGGTTCTGGATCAGGAGCGACTGTACAATGAACTGAAACGGGACCTGCCACACTTTGTACGCACTGTGCTACTCCCTAAATCTGGGGGTGTGGTTGAGCGCTCCAAGGACTTCCGGCGGGAATGTAGGGATGAGCGGATCCGTGAGTATTTCTATGGCTTCCGGGGCTGTTTCTATCCCCATGCCTTCAATGTCAAATTTTCAGATGTGAAAATCTACAAAGTTGGGGCACCCACCATCCCAGACTCCTGTTTGCCTTTGGGCATGTCTCAGGAGGACAATCAGCTCAAGCTAGTCCCTGTCACCCCTGGCCGAGATATGGTACACCACCTCCTGAGCGTGAGCACTGCTGAGGGCACAGAGGAGAACCTTTCTGAGACAAGTGTCGCTGGCTTCATCGTGGTGACCAGTGTGGACCTGGAGCATCAGGTGTTTACTGTTCTCTCTCCAGCCCCCCGCCCACTGCCTAAGAATTTCCTTCTCATCATGGATATCCGCTTCATGGATCTAAAGTAG